In a genomic window of Hippoglossus stenolepis isolate QCI-W04-F060 chromosome 15, HSTE1.2, whole genome shotgun sequence:
- the LOC118122381 gene encoding merozoite surface protein CMZ-8 — MQLNHVIVTLCLLGAVALCRGQGPTNVSTLAPVTPSNRPSSPDPATQTGSSGTKVPDATATEPDATATGPVPGTPVTDPAAPVTDPAAPVTDPAAPVTDPTAPVTDPTAPVKDPTTPKPVEEVDPGLSGGAIAGITIGSIAGVAAVGGGIFGALKFTGRI; from the exons ATGCAACTGAATCACGTCATTGTGACTCTCTGCCTTCTTGGCGCAG TGGCTTTGTGTCGAGGACAGGGGCCCACCAATGTATCTACGCTTGCACCTGTCACTCCCTCAAATCGTCCATCCAGCCCAGACCCAGCGACACAAACGGGATCATCAGGAACCAAAGTGCCTGATGCCACTGCCACTGAGCCTGATGCCACTGCCACTGGGCCTGTTCCCGGTACCCCTGTGACAGACCCCGCTGCCCCTGTGACAGACCCCGCTGCCCCTGTGACAGACCCCGCTGCCCCTGTGACAGACCCCACTGCCCCTGTGACAGACCCCACTGCCCCTGTGAAAGACCCCACTACCCCTAAGCCCGTGGAAGAAGTTGACCCTGGGCTTTCCGGTGGCGCCATAGCTGGCATCACCATCGGCTCCATCGCTGGAGTGGCTGCAGTTG gtggTGGTATCTTTGGTGCGTTGAAGTTCACCGGGAGGATCTGA